The Peromyscus maniculatus bairdii isolate BWxNUB_F1_BW_parent chromosome 6, HU_Pman_BW_mat_3.1, whole genome shotgun sequence genome has a segment encoding these proteins:
- the Rprd2 gene encoding regulation of nuclear pre-mRNA domain-containing protein 2 isoform X4, whose protein sequence is MAAGGGGGSGKASSSSASSAGALESSLDRKFQSVTNTMESIQGLSSWCIENKKHHSTIVYHWMKWLRRSTYPHRLNLFYLANDVIQNCKRKNAIIFRESFADVLPEAAALVKDPSVSKSVERIFKIWEDRNVYPEDMIVALREALTSTNPKAALKSKIVAEFRSQALIEELLTYKRSEDQIELKEKQLSTMRVDVCSTETLKCLKDKTGGKKFSKEFEEASSKLEEFVNGLDKQVKNGPSLTEALENAGIFYEAQYKEVKVVANAYKTFANRVNNLKKKLDQLKATLPDPEESPVPSPSMDAPSPTGSESPFQGMGGEESQSPAMESDKSATPEPVTDNRDVEDMELSDVEDDGSKIIVEDRKEKPLEKPAVSTSVPTKSTESVSKASPCAPAPVPTTAAPPLPKPVSTSLLSPSPALVLPNLANVDLAKISSILSSLTSVMKNTGVSSASRPSPGTPTSPSNLTSGLKTPAPATTTSHNPLANILSKVEITPESILSALSKTQTQSAPALQGLSSLLQSVTGNPVPASEATSQSSTASPASTTGSTIKGRNLLSNTQSFISKSFSYSPNSSTAEVSSTSASKASVGQSPALPSTTFKLPSSSLGFTGAHSTNPAAPPPEVAMCQSSEVSKPKLESESTSPSLEMKIHNFLKGNPGFSGLNLNIPILSSLGSSAPSESHSSDFQRGPTSTSADNIDGTPVRDERSGTPTQDEMMDKPTSSSVDTMSLLSKIISPGSSTPSSTRSPPPGRDESYPQELPNSVSTYRPFGLASDSPYKQPSEGVERPSSLMDSSQEKFFPDTSFQEDEDYRDFEYSGPPPSAMMNLEKKPAKSILKSSKLSDATEYQPILSSYNHRAQEFGNTLAAPTGHPPTSGVEKVLASTISTTSTIEFKNMLKNASRKPSDDKHFGQTPNKGTSSDGVSLSNLTQPTLPTSLPDQQQEEHYRIETRVSSSCLDLPDSTEEKGAPIETLGYHNAANRRASGEPIQTVESIRLPGKGNRGHGREVSRGGWFDLSTPGSSFDNGPSSASELASLGGGSSGGLTGFKTTPYKERAPQFQESVSSFHSSSFNSTFEHHLPPSPLEHGTPFQREPVGPSSAPPAPPKDHGGIFSREAPTHLPPVDLSNPFTKEATLAHAAPPPPPGEHSGVPFPPPPPPPPPGELSSSGGSAVPFATPPPPPPPVDHPGVSGVVPFPTPPLPEHGVTGPVAVFPKDHSSLLQGTLAEHFGVLTGPRDLNGPGLSRARESLSLPSHPLEHLGPTLGGGGGGGSSSGGLPLGPPHRDAIGRSGMILRSPRPDFRPREAFLGRDPFHSLKRPRPPFVRGPPFFAPKRPFFPPRY, encoded by the exons CTACATATCCCCACCGTTTGAATCTCTTTTATCTTGCTAATGACGTCATACAGAATtgcaaaaggaaaaatgcaaTCATATTCCGTGAATCATTTGCTGATGTGCTTCCTGAAGCGGCTGCTCTGGTGAA ggatccatctgtctctaagTCAGTAGAGCGAATCTTTAAGATCTGGGAAGATAGAAATGTGTACCCAGAAGACATGATTGTGGCATTGAGAGAAGCATTAA CATCCACAAATCCAAAAGCTGCTCTCAAATCTAAGATAGTTGCTGAGTTTCGG TCTCAGGCCCTCATTGAAGAGTTGTTGACATACAAACGCTCAGAAGATCAGATAGAACTGAAGGAGAAACAGTTGTCAACGATGAGAGTGGATGTTTGCAGCACCGAAACTCTCAAGTGTTTAAAAG acaaaacagGGGGAAAGAAGTTCTCCAAAGAATTTGAAGAAGCAAGTTCAAAGCTGGAGGAGTTTGTGAATGGGTTAGATAAACAGGTGAAAAATGGGCCCTCACTAACAGAAGCACTAGAAAATGCTGGAATTTTCTATGAAGCTCAGTACAAGGAAGTGAAAGTGGTGGCAAAT gcTTACAAAACTTTCGCGAACCGAGTAAACAACTTGAAGAAGAAGTTGGATCAATTGAAGGCCACCCTTCCTGACCCTGAGGAATCACCAGTCCCTTCTCCAAGTATGGATGCTCCTTCCCCAACGGGGTCTGAGTCTCCATTTCAGGGGATGGGAGGTGAGGAATCCCAGTCACCAGCCATGGAGAGTGACAAATCTGCCACACCTGAGCCCGTGACAGATAACCGTGATGTGGAAGACATGGAGCTCTCAGATGTGGAAGATGACGGATCAAAAATCATTG tggaagacaggaaagaaaaacctCTGGAAAAGCCAGCTGTCTCCACGTCCGTCCCCACAAAGTCAACAGAAAGTGTCTCGAAGGCCTCACCATGTGCCCCGGCACCTGTGCCCACCACAGCAGCCCCACCTCTCCCCAAGCCCGTGAGCACTTCGCTTCTGTCCCCTTCCCCAGCTTTGGTTTTGCCAAACCTGGCAAATGTGGATCTGGCAAAAATTAGTTCCATCCTTAGCAGCTTAACATCAGTCATGAAAAACACGG GGGTCAGTTCTGCATCAAGACCTTCTCCAGGAACGCCTACCAGTCCCAGCAACCTCACCAGTGGCCTGAAAACACCTGCACCTGCCACAACAACATCTCACAACCCTCTGGCAAATATCCTCTCAAAGGTGGAGATCACCCCAGAgagcattctctctgctctttctaAAACCCAGACACAGTCAGCCCCTGCACTCCAAG GCCTGTCATCTTTACTTCAGAGTGTTACTGGGAACCCAGTGCCAGCCAGTGAAGCTACATCCCAGAGCTCTACAGCTTCCCCTGCTAGCACCACAGGCTCTACCATAAAGGGGCGAAACCTGCTTTCCAATACGCAGTCCTTTATTTCCAAAAGCTTCAGCTATTCTCCTAATTCTTCAACTGCTGAAGTCTCTTCGACTTCAGCAAGCAAGGCGTCCGTGGGCCAGAGCCCAGCGCTCCCAAGCACTACTTTCAAATTGCCGTCCAGTTCTTTAGGATTCACAGGGGCCCACAGTACTAACCCTGCTGCCCCACCTCCTGAAGTTGCCATGTGCCAATCCTCAGAGGTCTCCAAGCCAAAGCTGGAATCAGAGTCCACTTCCCCAAGCCTGGAAATGAAGATCCACAACTTCTTAAAAGGTAATCCTGGTTTCAGTGGCTTAAACTTAAACATCCCGATCCTGAGCAGTTTGGGATCCAGTGCCCCGTCGGAGAGCCATTCCTCAGACTTCCAGCGTGGTCCCACTAGCACTTCGGCTGACAACATTGATGGAACCCCTGTTCGGGACGAACGGAGTGGGACACCCACCCAGGATGAAATGATGGACAAGCCCACGTCCAGCAGCGTCGACACTATGTCCCTGCTGTCTAAGATCATCAGCCCTGGTTCCTCAACACCCAGCAGTACAAGATCACCACCCCCTGGAAGAGATGAAAGTTACCCCCAAGAGCTCCCCAATTCTGTGTCTACATATCGGCCCTTTGGCCTAGCCAGTGACTCTCCCTACAAGCAGCCGTCTGAGGGAGTCGAGAGACCATCTTCCCTGATGGATTCTTCACAGGAAAAGTTCTTCCCTGATACTTCTTTCCAGGAAGATGAGGATTATCGAGATTTTGAGTATTCAGGGCCTCCACCCTCTGCCATGATGAACTTAGAGAAGAAACCAGCCAAATCCATCCTAAAGTCAAGCAAGCTTTCTGACGCTACCGAGTACCAGCCAATCCTGTCCAGTTATAACCACAGGGCCCAAGAGTTTGGG AATACCCTTGCTGCTCCAACGGGCCACCCACCCACATCAGGCGTGGAGAAAGTCCTGGCCTCCACGATTTCCACCACATCGACGATTGAGTTTAAGAATATGCTTAAAAACGCCTCACGCAAACCCTCAGATGATAAGCATTTTGGCCAGACCCCCAACAAGGGTACTTCAAGTGATGGTGTCAGTCTGTCAAACCTCACCCAGCCTACCTTGCCTACCAGCCTACCTGACCAGCAACAAGAAGAACACTATCGCATAGAAACCCGAGTCTCCTCCTCCTGTTTAGACTTGCCTGACAGCACAGAAGAAAAGGGGGCCCCCATAGAAACTCTGGGCTATCATAACGCAGCCAATAGGAGGGCGTCAGGGGAGCCGATACAGACTGTAGAGTCCATCCgccttcctgggaaggggaatagAGGACATGGGCGTGAGGTCTCAAGAGGAGGGTGGTTTGATCTGAGCACACCAGGCAGCTCTTTTGACAATGGTCCCTCAAGTGCCTCTGAGTTGGCATCCCTTGGGGGTGGGAGCAGCGGAGGCCTCACTGGCTTTAAGACAACGCCATACAAGGAACGGGCACCCCAGTTTCAGGAGAGTGTCTCCAGCTTTCATTCCAGCAGTTTCAACTCAACATTTGAGCATCATCTCCCCCCATCCCCCTTGGAACATGGGACACCCTTCCAAAGAGAGCCAGTGGGGCCATCATCTGCCCCACCTGCCCCTCCTAAGGATCATGGTGGTATCTTCTCTCGAGAGGCACCCACTCATCTGCCCCCGGTGGATCTTTCGAACCCCTTTACAAAGGAGGCAACTCTGGCCCATGCtgccccaccacctcctcctggAGAGCACAGCGgagttcccttccctcccccgccccctcctccaccccccggGGAGCTTAGCAGCAGTGGTGGGAGTGCTGTCCCTTTTGCTACCCcgccccctcctccaccccctgtTGACCACCCTGGGGTCTCTGGGGTCGTACCTTTCCCAACTCCACCACTGCCAGAGCATGGAGTGACTGGGCCTGTGGCAGTTTTTCCCAAGGACCATAGTTCCCTCCTTCAAGGGACCCTGGCTGAGCATTTCGGGGTGCTCACAGGACCCAGGGACCTCAATGGCCCTGGTCTTAGCCGGGCACGAGAAAGCCTGAGCCTACCCTCCCACCCTCTGGAGCACCTGGGCCCAacccttggaggaggtgggggaggcggcagcagcagcggcggcctTCCCTTGGGCCCCCCCCACAGAGACGCCATCGGCCGGAGTGGTATGATTTTACGGAGTCCCCGGCCAGACTTTCGGCCTAGGGAAGCTTTTCTCGGCAGAGACCCATTCCACAGTCTAAAGAGACCCCGGCCACCTTTTGTTAGAGGCCCTCCGTTCTTTGCGCCAAAACGCCCATTCTTCCCTCCCAGGTACTGA
- the Rprd2 gene encoding regulation of nuclear pre-mRNA domain-containing protein 2 isoform X3 gives MAAGGGGGSGKASSSSASSAGALESSLDRKFQSVTNTMESIQGLSSWCIENKKHHSTIVYHWMKWLRRSTYPHRLNLFYLANDVIQNCKRKNAIIFRESFADVLPEAAALVKDPSVSKSVERIFKIWEDRNVYPEDMIVALREALSTSFKTQKQLKENLNKPSKQWKKSQTSTNPKAALKSKIVAEFRSQALIEELLTYKRSEDQIELKEKQLSTMRVDVCSTETLKCLKDKTGGKKFSKEFEEASSKLEEFVNGLDKQVKNGPSLTEALENAGIFYEAQYKEVKVVANAYKTFANRVNNLKKKLDQLKATLPDPEESPVPSPSMDAPSPTGSESPFQGMGGEESQSPAMESDKSATPEPVTDNRDVEDMELSDVEDDGSKIIVEDRKEKPLEKPAVSTSVPTKSTESVSKASPCAPAPVPTTAAPPLPKPVSTSLLSPSPALVLPNLANVDLAKISSILSSLTSVMKNTGVSSASRPSPGTPTSPSNLTSGLKTPAPATTTSHNPLANILSKVEITPESILSALSKTQTQSAPALQGLSSLLQSVTGNPVPASEATSQSSTASPASTTGSTIKGRNLLSNTQSFISKSFSYSPNSSTAEVSSTSASKASVGQSPALPSTTFKLPSSSLGFTGAHSTNPAAPPPEVAMCQSSEVSKPKLESESTSPSLEMKIHNFLKGNPGFSGLNLNIPILSSLGSSAPSESHSSDFQRGPTSTSADNIDGTPVRDERSGTPTQDEMMDKPTSSSVDTMSLLSKIISPGSSTPSSTRSPPPGRDESYPQELPNSVSTYRPFGLASDSPYKQPSEGVERPSSLMDSSQEKFFPDTSFQEDEDYRDFEYSGPPPSAMMNLEKKPAKSILKSSKLSDATEYQPILSSYNHRAQEFGNTLAAPTGHPPTSGVEKVLASTISTTSTIEFKNMLKNASRKPSDDKHFGQTPNKGTSSDGVSLSNLTQPTLPTSLPDQQQEEHYRIETRVSSSCLDLPDSTEEKGAPIETLGYHNAANRRASGEPIQTVESIRLPGKGNRGHGREVSRGGWFDLSTPGSSFDNGPSSASELASLGGGSSGGLTGFKTTPYKERAPQFQESVSSFHSSSFNSTFEHHLPPSPLEHGTPFQREPVGPSSAPPAPPKDHGGIFSREAPTHLPPVDLSNPFTKEATLAHAAPPPPPGEHSGVPFPPPPPPPPPGELSSSGGSAVPFATPPPPPPPVDHPGVSGVVPFPTPPLPEHGVTGPVAVFPKDHSSLLQGTLAEHFGVLTGPRDLNGPGLSRARESLSLPSHPLEHLGPTLGGGGGGGSSSGGLPLGPPHRDAIGRSGMILRSPRPDFRPREAFLGRDPFHSLKRPRPPFVRGPPFFAPKRPFFPPRY, from the exons CTACATATCCCCACCGTTTGAATCTCTTTTATCTTGCTAATGACGTCATACAGAATtgcaaaaggaaaaatgcaaTCATATTCCGTGAATCATTTGCTGATGTGCTTCCTGAAGCGGCTGCTCTGGTGAA ggatccatctgtctctaagTCAGTAGAGCGAATCTTTAAGATCTGGGAAGATAGAAATGTGTACCCAGAAGACATGATTGTGGCATTGAGAGAAGCATTAA GTACCTCTTTCAAAACTCAGAAGCAGCTGAAAGAAAATCTGAACAAACCGAGTAAGCAGTGGAAGAAATCACAAA CATCCACAAATCCAAAAGCTGCTCTCAAATCTAAGATAGTTGCTGAGTTTCGG TCTCAGGCCCTCATTGAAGAGTTGTTGACATACAAACGCTCAGAAGATCAGATAGAACTGAAGGAGAAACAGTTGTCAACGATGAGAGTGGATGTTTGCAGCACCGAAACTCTCAAGTGTTTAAAAG acaaaacagGGGGAAAGAAGTTCTCCAAAGAATTTGAAGAAGCAAGTTCAAAGCTGGAGGAGTTTGTGAATGGGTTAGATAAACAGGTGAAAAATGGGCCCTCACTAACAGAAGCACTAGAAAATGCTGGAATTTTCTATGAAGCTCAGTACAAGGAAGTGAAAGTGGTGGCAAAT gcTTACAAAACTTTCGCGAACCGAGTAAACAACTTGAAGAAGAAGTTGGATCAATTGAAGGCCACCCTTCCTGACCCTGAGGAATCACCAGTCCCTTCTCCAAGTATGGATGCTCCTTCCCCAACGGGGTCTGAGTCTCCATTTCAGGGGATGGGAGGTGAGGAATCCCAGTCACCAGCCATGGAGAGTGACAAATCTGCCACACCTGAGCCCGTGACAGATAACCGTGATGTGGAAGACATGGAGCTCTCAGATGTGGAAGATGACGGATCAAAAATCATTG tggaagacaggaaagaaaaacctCTGGAAAAGCCAGCTGTCTCCACGTCCGTCCCCACAAAGTCAACAGAAAGTGTCTCGAAGGCCTCACCATGTGCCCCGGCACCTGTGCCCACCACAGCAGCCCCACCTCTCCCCAAGCCCGTGAGCACTTCGCTTCTGTCCCCTTCCCCAGCTTTGGTTTTGCCAAACCTGGCAAATGTGGATCTGGCAAAAATTAGTTCCATCCTTAGCAGCTTAACATCAGTCATGAAAAACACGG GGGTCAGTTCTGCATCAAGACCTTCTCCAGGAACGCCTACCAGTCCCAGCAACCTCACCAGTGGCCTGAAAACACCTGCACCTGCCACAACAACATCTCACAACCCTCTGGCAAATATCCTCTCAAAGGTGGAGATCACCCCAGAgagcattctctctgctctttctaAAACCCAGACACAGTCAGCCCCTGCACTCCAAG GCCTGTCATCTTTACTTCAGAGTGTTACTGGGAACCCAGTGCCAGCCAGTGAAGCTACATCCCAGAGCTCTACAGCTTCCCCTGCTAGCACCACAGGCTCTACCATAAAGGGGCGAAACCTGCTTTCCAATACGCAGTCCTTTATTTCCAAAAGCTTCAGCTATTCTCCTAATTCTTCAACTGCTGAAGTCTCTTCGACTTCAGCAAGCAAGGCGTCCGTGGGCCAGAGCCCAGCGCTCCCAAGCACTACTTTCAAATTGCCGTCCAGTTCTTTAGGATTCACAGGGGCCCACAGTACTAACCCTGCTGCCCCACCTCCTGAAGTTGCCATGTGCCAATCCTCAGAGGTCTCCAAGCCAAAGCTGGAATCAGAGTCCACTTCCCCAAGCCTGGAAATGAAGATCCACAACTTCTTAAAAGGTAATCCTGGTTTCAGTGGCTTAAACTTAAACATCCCGATCCTGAGCAGTTTGGGATCCAGTGCCCCGTCGGAGAGCCATTCCTCAGACTTCCAGCGTGGTCCCACTAGCACTTCGGCTGACAACATTGATGGAACCCCTGTTCGGGACGAACGGAGTGGGACACCCACCCAGGATGAAATGATGGACAAGCCCACGTCCAGCAGCGTCGACACTATGTCCCTGCTGTCTAAGATCATCAGCCCTGGTTCCTCAACACCCAGCAGTACAAGATCACCACCCCCTGGAAGAGATGAAAGTTACCCCCAAGAGCTCCCCAATTCTGTGTCTACATATCGGCCCTTTGGCCTAGCCAGTGACTCTCCCTACAAGCAGCCGTCTGAGGGAGTCGAGAGACCATCTTCCCTGATGGATTCTTCACAGGAAAAGTTCTTCCCTGATACTTCTTTCCAGGAAGATGAGGATTATCGAGATTTTGAGTATTCAGGGCCTCCACCCTCTGCCATGATGAACTTAGAGAAGAAACCAGCCAAATCCATCCTAAAGTCAAGCAAGCTTTCTGACGCTACCGAGTACCAGCCAATCCTGTCCAGTTATAACCACAGGGCCCAAGAGTTTGGG AATACCCTTGCTGCTCCAACGGGCCACCCACCCACATCAGGCGTGGAGAAAGTCCTGGCCTCCACGATTTCCACCACATCGACGATTGAGTTTAAGAATATGCTTAAAAACGCCTCACGCAAACCCTCAGATGATAAGCATTTTGGCCAGACCCCCAACAAGGGTACTTCAAGTGATGGTGTCAGTCTGTCAAACCTCACCCAGCCTACCTTGCCTACCAGCCTACCTGACCAGCAACAAGAAGAACACTATCGCATAGAAACCCGAGTCTCCTCCTCCTGTTTAGACTTGCCTGACAGCACAGAAGAAAAGGGGGCCCCCATAGAAACTCTGGGCTATCATAACGCAGCCAATAGGAGGGCGTCAGGGGAGCCGATACAGACTGTAGAGTCCATCCgccttcctgggaaggggaatagAGGACATGGGCGTGAGGTCTCAAGAGGAGGGTGGTTTGATCTGAGCACACCAGGCAGCTCTTTTGACAATGGTCCCTCAAGTGCCTCTGAGTTGGCATCCCTTGGGGGTGGGAGCAGCGGAGGCCTCACTGGCTTTAAGACAACGCCATACAAGGAACGGGCACCCCAGTTTCAGGAGAGTGTCTCCAGCTTTCATTCCAGCAGTTTCAACTCAACATTTGAGCATCATCTCCCCCCATCCCCCTTGGAACATGGGACACCCTTCCAAAGAGAGCCAGTGGGGCCATCATCTGCCCCACCTGCCCCTCCTAAGGATCATGGTGGTATCTTCTCTCGAGAGGCACCCACTCATCTGCCCCCGGTGGATCTTTCGAACCCCTTTACAAAGGAGGCAACTCTGGCCCATGCtgccccaccacctcctcctggAGAGCACAGCGgagttcccttccctcccccgccccctcctccaccccccggGGAGCTTAGCAGCAGTGGTGGGAGTGCTGTCCCTTTTGCTACCCcgccccctcctccaccccctgtTGACCACCCTGGGGTCTCTGGGGTCGTACCTTTCCCAACTCCACCACTGCCAGAGCATGGAGTGACTGGGCCTGTGGCAGTTTTTCCCAAGGACCATAGTTCCCTCCTTCAAGGGACCCTGGCTGAGCATTTCGGGGTGCTCACAGGACCCAGGGACCTCAATGGCCCTGGTCTTAGCCGGGCACGAGAAAGCCTGAGCCTACCCTCCCACCCTCTGGAGCACCTGGGCCCAacccttggaggaggtgggggaggcggcagcagcagcggcggcctTCCCTTGGGCCCCCCCCACAGAGACGCCATCGGCCGGAGTGGTATGATTTTACGGAGTCCCCGGCCAGACTTTCGGCCTAGGGAAGCTTTTCTCGGCAGAGACCCATTCCACAGTCTAAAGAGACCCCGGCCACCTTTTGTTAGAGGCCCTCCGTTCTTTGCGCCAAAACGCCCATTCTTCCCTCCCAGGTACTGA
- the Rprd2 gene encoding regulation of nuclear pre-mRNA domain-containing protein 2 isoform X5, giving the protein MAAGGGGGSGKASSSSASSAGALESSLDRKFQSVTNTMESIQGLSSWCIENKKHHSTIVYHWMKWLRRSTYPHRLNLFYLANDVIQNCKRKNAIIFRESFADVLPEAAALVKDPSVSKSVERIFKIWEDRNVYPEDMIVALREALSTSFKTQKQLKENLNKPSKQWKKSQTSTNPKAALKSKIVAEFRSQALIEELLTYKRSEDQIELKEKQLSTMRVDVCSTETLKCLKDKTGGKKFSKEFEEASSKLEEFVNGLDKQVKNGPSLTEALENAGIFYEAQYKEVKVVANAYKTFANRVNNLKKKLDQLKATLPDPEESPVPSPSMDAPSPTGSESPFQGMGGEESQSPAMESDKSATPEPVTDNRDVEDMELSDVEDDGSKIIVEDRKEKPLEKPAVSTSVPTKSTESVSKASPCAPAPVPTTAAPPLPKPVSTSLLSPSPALVLPNLANVDLAKISSILSSLTSVMKNTGVSSASRPSPGTPTSPSNLTSGLKTPAPATTTSHNPLANILSKVEITPESILSALSKTQTQSAPALQGLSSLLQSVTGNPVPASEATSQSSTASPASTTGSTIKGRNLLSNTQSFISKSFSYSPNSSTAEVSSTSASKASVGQSPALPSTTFKLPSSSLGFTGAHSTNPAAPPPEVAMCQSSEVSKPKLESESTSPSLEMKIHNFLKGNPGFSGLNLNIPILSSLGSSAPSESHSSDFQRGPTSTSADNIDGTPVRDERSGTPTQDEMMDKPTSSSVDTMSLLSKIISPGSSTPSSTRSPPPGRDESYPQELPNSVSTYRPFGLASDSPYKQPSEGVERPSSLMDSSQEKFFPDTSFQEDEDYRDFEYSGPPPSAMMNLEKKPAKSILKSSKLSDATEYQPILSSYNHRAQEFGVKSAFPPSVRALLDSSENCDHLSSPPGLFGAFSIRGNEPGSDRSPSPKYPCCSNGPPTHIRRGESPGLHDFHHIDD; this is encoded by the exons CTACATATCCCCACCGTTTGAATCTCTTTTATCTTGCTAATGACGTCATACAGAATtgcaaaaggaaaaatgcaaTCATATTCCGTGAATCATTTGCTGATGTGCTTCCTGAAGCGGCTGCTCTGGTGAA ggatccatctgtctctaagTCAGTAGAGCGAATCTTTAAGATCTGGGAAGATAGAAATGTGTACCCAGAAGACATGATTGTGGCATTGAGAGAAGCATTAA GTACCTCTTTCAAAACTCAGAAGCAGCTGAAAGAAAATCTGAACAAACCGAGTAAGCAGTGGAAGAAATCACAAA CATCCACAAATCCAAAAGCTGCTCTCAAATCTAAGATAGTTGCTGAGTTTCGG TCTCAGGCCCTCATTGAAGAGTTGTTGACATACAAACGCTCAGAAGATCAGATAGAACTGAAGGAGAAACAGTTGTCAACGATGAGAGTGGATGTTTGCAGCACCGAAACTCTCAAGTGTTTAAAAG acaaaacagGGGGAAAGAAGTTCTCCAAAGAATTTGAAGAAGCAAGTTCAAAGCTGGAGGAGTTTGTGAATGGGTTAGATAAACAGGTGAAAAATGGGCCCTCACTAACAGAAGCACTAGAAAATGCTGGAATTTTCTATGAAGCTCAGTACAAGGAAGTGAAAGTGGTGGCAAAT gcTTACAAAACTTTCGCGAACCGAGTAAACAACTTGAAGAAGAAGTTGGATCAATTGAAGGCCACCCTTCCTGACCCTGAGGAATCACCAGTCCCTTCTCCAAGTATGGATGCTCCTTCCCCAACGGGGTCTGAGTCTCCATTTCAGGGGATGGGAGGTGAGGAATCCCAGTCACCAGCCATGGAGAGTGACAAATCTGCCACACCTGAGCCCGTGACAGATAACCGTGATGTGGAAGACATGGAGCTCTCAGATGTGGAAGATGACGGATCAAAAATCATTG tggaagacaggaaagaaaaacctCTGGAAAAGCCAGCTGTCTCCACGTCCGTCCCCACAAAGTCAACAGAAAGTGTCTCGAAGGCCTCACCATGTGCCCCGGCACCTGTGCCCACCACAGCAGCCCCACCTCTCCCCAAGCCCGTGAGCACTTCGCTTCTGTCCCCTTCCCCAGCTTTGGTTTTGCCAAACCTGGCAAATGTGGATCTGGCAAAAATTAGTTCCATCCTTAGCAGCTTAACATCAGTCATGAAAAACACGG GGGTCAGTTCTGCATCAAGACCTTCTCCAGGAACGCCTACCAGTCCCAGCAACCTCACCAGTGGCCTGAAAACACCTGCACCTGCCACAACAACATCTCACAACCCTCTGGCAAATATCCTCTCAAAGGTGGAGATCACCCCAGAgagcattctctctgctctttctaAAACCCAGACACAGTCAGCCCCTGCACTCCAAG GCCTGTCATCTTTACTTCAGAGTGTTACTGGGAACCCAGTGCCAGCCAGTGAAGCTACATCCCAGAGCTCTACAGCTTCCCCTGCTAGCACCACAGGCTCTACCATAAAGGGGCGAAACCTGCTTTCCAATACGCAGTCCTTTATTTCCAAAAGCTTCAGCTATTCTCCTAATTCTTCAACTGCTGAAGTCTCTTCGACTTCAGCAAGCAAGGCGTCCGTGGGCCAGAGCCCAGCGCTCCCAAGCACTACTTTCAAATTGCCGTCCAGTTCTTTAGGATTCACAGGGGCCCACAGTACTAACCCTGCTGCCCCACCTCCTGAAGTTGCCATGTGCCAATCCTCAGAGGTCTCCAAGCCAAAGCTGGAATCAGAGTCCACTTCCCCAAGCCTGGAAATGAAGATCCACAACTTCTTAAAAGGTAATCCTGGTTTCAGTGGCTTAAACTTAAACATCCCGATCCTGAGCAGTTTGGGATCCAGTGCCCCGTCGGAGAGCCATTCCTCAGACTTCCAGCGTGGTCCCACTAGCACTTCGGCTGACAACATTGATGGAACCCCTGTTCGGGACGAACGGAGTGGGACACCCACCCAGGATGAAATGATGGACAAGCCCACGTCCAGCAGCGTCGACACTATGTCCCTGCTGTCTAAGATCATCAGCCCTGGTTCCTCAACACCCAGCAGTACAAGATCACCACCCCCTGGAAGAGATGAAAGTTACCCCCAAGAGCTCCCCAATTCTGTGTCTACATATCGGCCCTTTGGCCTAGCCAGTGACTCTCCCTACAAGCAGCCGTCTGAGGGAGTCGAGAGACCATCTTCCCTGATGGATTCTTCACAGGAAAAGTTCTTCCCTGATACTTCTTTCCAGGAAGATGAGGATTATCGAGATTTTGAGTATTCAGGGCCTCCACCCTCTGCCATGATGAACTTAGAGAAGAAACCAGCCAAATCCATCCTAAAGTCAAGCAAGCTTTCTGACGCTACCGAGTACCAGCCAATCCTGTCCAGTTATAACCACAGGGCCCAAGAGTTTGGGGTAAAGTCTGCCTTCCCTCCATCTGTAAGGGCCCTCCTAGACTCTAGTGAGAACTGTGACCATCTCTCATCTCCCCCTGGGCTATTTGGTGCCTTCAGCATAAGAGGGAATGAACCTGGGTCTGATCGGTCACCATCACCGA AATACCCTTGCTGCTCCAACGGGCCACCCACCCACATCAGGCGTGGAGAAAGTCCTGGCCTCCACGATTTCCACCACATCGACGATTGA